The Allostreptomyces psammosilenae sequence GTCAGCAGCTCGGTCAGCTCGGCCAGCTCGGCCGGTCCGGGCCGGCCCCGCCGCTGGCGCACCTGGTTGGCCGCCCGGATCGTCTCCCGGTAGGCGTCGAAGTACTGCCACAGCAGGTCCCAGTGGGCGCGGACCTGCTGCCAGCGCTCCTGGGTGGCGCCGCTCAGCCGGGCACCCTCCAGCAGGCGACGGCCCGGGTGCTGGTCCAGCGCGAGCAGCGAGGACTCCACGGCGTCCAGCTCACCGGTTAGCCGCTCCAGCGCCTCGTCCACCTCGTCCCGGCTCAGTACAGCTCCGGACACGCATCCCACCTCCTTTCGCGCCCGCGCCCTCTCGCGGCCGGCGTCCGTCCGTCTGGTTGCCGCGGGTCAGTCGTGCCACAGCGGGGCCGGCGGCGGCTCGGCGGGCCCCATGTGCTCCGCCAGCCAGAAGTCGTAGCTGGCCCGCCAGCTCTCCCCGGGCTCCGTGCTGTCGCTGGCGAACCACCGCTCCAGCACACCGTTGACCACGCGCAGCAGCGCCTGGTCGTCCCGGTCCACCACCACCCCGTACAGCTCCTCGGTGAGCAGCGGCCCGACCGCCTCCATCTGGGGGTCCTGCGCCGCCTGACCGGCCTGCAGGGCGCTGTCGCTCAGCGTGGCGTCCACCAGGCCGCGCTGCAGCCGGACCAGGCAGTCGAGCTGCTCGCCCGTGGTGACCACCTCGACCCGGTGCGCGGGATCCGCCAGCTCCGCCTCGCCGGTGGAGCCCTCCGCCGTGCACACCGGGCGTCCGGCCAGGTCCGCGATCGACGTGAAGCCCGAGCCCTTCGGGACGAGCAGCTGCTGCCCGGAGGTGAAGTAGGGCGTGGAGAAGTCGACGCCCTCGATCTCCTCGCGCTCGCAGGTACTGGTGACGGTGCGGACCATCAGGTCCACCTCGTTGTTCCGCAGCGCCTCGAAGCGCCGGGCGGTGGAGACGGTGCGGTACTCCACGGCGTCCTCGTCGCCGAGCAGCTCCTCGGCGATCGCCTTGACGATGTCGATGTCGAAGCCGACGAGCTGGCCGTCCGAGGCCTGGCGGTAGCCGAACAGGTAGCTGTTCTGGTCCACCCCGGCCACCAGCGTGCCGCGCTGCACGATCTCCTCGACGTCGGGGCCCTCGATCGGCCCGTCCGGGTTCAGGCTGATCCGCGGGTCGCAGTCGTCCGCCGCGGCGGCCGGGACCGCGGCGGCCGAGCCGGCCGCCGCCGCGGCGGGCGCCACGCTCCTCGGGGAGGGCGCGCCGGCGGCCACCCCCGGCAGCACGGCCAGCGCCACCGCCAGCGCGGCGGCCGACCGGCCGCGGCGGCCCACCCCGCCCCGCCGGGCAGCCCGCGGCCCGGCGTCCGCCGCGGCCCCCGCGCTCGGGTACCCCTCAGCCTCGCCCGTCGCCATCACCCTCGCCGCCCCCTCTCGTCCTCGCCATCGCCCCGCTCCCGCCATCGACGCGGCACCGCCGTCACCGGTACTCGGCCAACCGGCGGTTCAGGCCGACCAGACCGCTCGTCCCGGCGAGCGCCGCCAGCGCCACCAGGGCCGGCGCCAGGCCGGCCAGAGCCGCCTGCCCGCTCGCCGAGTACCGGTCGAACTGCCCGTACTCGTGCTGGATCGCCTCCCCCAGCGCCTGGTCCAGCGCGGCGAAGGCCGTGGTGGCGGTGAGATCGGTCAGCTCCACGGGCTCCGCCGGCGCTGCCCCGTCCTCCTCCGGTCCCGGCTGCGCGGTGGCCCCCACGAGCTCCACCGCCTCGGGGTACTCGCCGTTGTCGTCCTTGGCGCGGATGTGCTGGTGTACCACCCGCCAGTCGAGCATCGCCTGATCCGCCCGGGCCACCAGCTCCCGGCCGGCGCCGTCCTCGGCGAGGCCGGCCGCGTCGCCCAGTCCGCCGCCGAGCGGCTGGGCGGCGTACTCCTCCCGGAGCGCCTCCAGGTCCGGGTCCGGCCCGCTGCCGGCCACCGCCTCACGGCCGTCCAGCAGGGCGGTCCGGTCGACGAAGTCCGCCTCGAAGTCCGCTCCGGCACCGCGCAGCACCAGCGTCATGTTCTCCGCGCCGCGGGCCTGCAGGGCCTCGGCGCGGGCCGTGGTCAGGGTCCGCACCGAGGCGAACGCCTGCTCCTCGCTGCGCTGCAGCCGCTCCGAGGAGACCAGCCCGGCCGTCACCAGCCACGCCACCGTGCCCAGCACCAGGACGGTGGCGCCGGCCAGGCCCGGGTTGAGCACCCGGTGGGTGTGCCGGAACAGCCACAGCTGGGAGCGGCCGAGCAGCGCGAGCGCGGCGACGCCCAGCAGCACGGCCGCCCACGGCACCTCGGTCGCCCGCTCCTGGTCCTGCCGCACCTGGTCCGACTGCACCCGGTACAGCTGCTCCGCGGCCGGCAGGATGGTGTCGCGCATCAGCTGCGAGGCGGTGCGCAGGTAGGCGCCGCCCAGCGGGAAGTCCTGCCGGTTGTTGGCCCGCGCCGTCTCCACCAGCCCGGTGTAGACGGGCAGCTGGCTGTTCAGGACGCACACCTGCTCCCGCGCGCCGCCGGAGCCGTCCGCGCAGTCGGCGACCGTGGCGGGCGGCACGGCCCAGGCCCCCGGGTCCGCCGTGGCGTCCGGGCCGGCGGTGGGCCGTCCGGAGGCGGGCGGGGGCGCGGCGGCGGTCGGCGCGGAGAGCGACTCCGCCGCCCGCACGATGTACTCGGCGGCCCGGGCGATGTCCTCGTCGTAGCGCTGCCGCAGTTCCGGCGGCGCGACGCTGCCGGCCAGGAACGCGGCCGAGGCCGCGGCGTCGGCGTCCGCGAGCAGCCGGTGTATCTCCCCCGCGTCCGTGCTCAGGCGGGCGTTCTCCCGCAGGTCGGCCGCGGCCGACTGCCGGGCGGCCACCGACATGGCGCCCAGCACCGCGAACGCCGACAGCACCAGCACCAGCCCGGTCGCGTAGCCGCGCAGCCGCCCCGGGGTGGTGTGCGGCAGGACCGCCCGCAGCCAGCGGGGCAGGCGGGGCCCGTCCGGCGCGCCGCCGCCCGTCGCGGGCGAGCGCCCCGGCCGCCGCGGGGCGGGCACGGCCGGGGACGCCGGGCCGGCCGTCACTACGGGAGCCGCCGCGCCGGGTGCCGTGGTCACGCGCGCCCCCCGTCCCGCCCGGCGCCGGACGCGCGGAGCACCCGGCCCCATCCCTCGCGGTGCCGTGTCATGGCGTCCCCTCCCATGCCGCTCCTCGGCCGCCAGTATGCGGCCCGTTCGTACCCGCCAGGCACCGCTTTCCGCCCCCGCGGGGACGCGTTTCGGCCACGGCCGGCCACCGGCCACCCCCTGCCGCCCCCGGTGTTCCCCGCCCCGACGGAGCCGGAACGCCGGGCGGGACCGCCATGGCCGCGCCGATCCGCTTCCTACCCCACTCGTCTGGCACGGACGCCGATCCTCCCCGGGCCGGTTGCGCACCGTACGCGACCGCCGGGTGAACAACGGATGTCATGCGTGGACATCTGCTGGCGGGGATCGGGCAACTACGGCCACACTGGGAGAGATCGTCCCGGCGCGAGCCACGCGCCGCCGGCGGATAAGGAGGCATTCGTGCCGCATGTCCTCGTCCTGAACGCGTCACACGAACCGCTCGGGGTCGTGTCGATGCGCCGAGCCCTGGTGCTGGTGCTCACCCAGAAGGCGGTGTGCCTGGAGGAGTCAGGCGCGGTCGTCCGTGGCGCCACCCACACCCTCCCCGTGCCCAGCGTGGTACGCCTGACCCGCTTCGTCCGCATCCCCTACCGCGGACCGGTCCCGCTCACCAGGCGGGCGCTGTTCGCCCGGGACCACGGGCGCTGCGTCTACTGCGGGGCCGTCGCCACCAGCGTCGACCACGTCGTGCCCCGCAGCCGCGGCGGCACCCACACCTGGGACAACGTGGTGGCGGCCTGCCGCAGCTGCAACCACCTCAAGGCCGACCGGCCCATCACCGAGCTGGGATGGCGGATCCGTCCGGCCCCCGCCCCACCGCACGGGCTGGCCTGGCGCATCATCGGCACGGGGCACCGCGACCCCCGCTGGCTGCCCTACTTGCGCCCCTACGGCGGCGACCAGTACGTGGCCTCCCGCCGGGCGGCGACGGCGGCGCTGCGCGAGGGAGCCGAGCTGGACGGCATCGGGGCCTGACACCGGGGCGGAGTCCGGCCGGCGGGACGGCCCGTCCCGGTAGCCGGACCCCGGCGCTTCCCCCGAGGCGCCGGACCCCGGCGGGAACGCCCGGGCACTCCGCCGCCATCCCCCTCCGGAGGCGGGGAGCCGCCCGGGCGTCAGCAGGTAAGACGCGCTGCGCCGCGTTTGGTTGCACCCGCCGGAGGATCCACCGAGGGGGGACTTCCGTACGTAGCGGTAACCCCCGCTCGCCCCGAGCAGTGGTGACACACGGTGGCCACCGCCGGCGACTGGGAGGCTCCGGCCGGGGCCCCGGCTGTCACTCGGCGACCGCCCGCACCTCGACGTCCACCAGCGAGTAGCCGAACTTGGTGGCCCGCCGCACGCCCTGCACCCGGACGAACCGGGTGTCGGCCGCGTCCATCCGGACCGTCTCCACCCCGCCGCGCCCATCGGTCACGGTGGCCGCCGTCCGCCACTGCCGCCCGTCCGAGGACACCTCGATCCGGTAGGCCGCCGCGTAGGCGTCCTGCCAGCGCAGCACCACCTCGCCCACCCGCCGCGGGCGCCCCAGGTCCAGCAGCAGCCAGGCGTCGTCGTCGGCCGGGGAGGACCACCGCGTCAGCGGGTCGCCGTCCACCGCCGCGGCGGCCGGGAAGTCCGGCGTCTCGTCCCCGGACGAGGTGGCCCCGGCCTCCGCCGCGAGGTCGCGCGAGCCCACCGCCGGATACGCCCCCACCGTCACCACCTGCTCCACCACCCGGCCCTCCGCCTCCAGGCGCACCACCAGCCGGCGCTCCCCGGAGGGCGCGTCGGCGGCGGCCACCACCTCGACCGGCACCAGCAGCGAGCCGCCCCGCGGCAGCGTCACCCGCTCCGGCGCGGAGGCCGTCACGCCCGTGCCGTCCACCGACACACGCACCGCCACCTCGACGTCGCGGGCCGCCGCCGAGGTCAGCCGCAGCGGCACCCGCACCGGGTCGCCGCCGATCAGCGGCTGCGCCCGCGCGCTCTCTGCCCGCGCGTACACGCCGGGGGTGTCCGCGTAGCGCGGCACGACCTCGAAGAGCTGGAGCCCGTCAGTGCCCTCCGGCCAGGTCACCCGCACCGCGTCCACCCGCACGTCGGCGGCGTCCCACTCGTTCCAGCCGCCGCTCAGCTCACCCAGCTCCCGCCAGGAGCCGTCGGCGGCACGCACCTCCACCCGGGCCGGCGGCACCGCGTCGGCGTCCAGGCGCGGATCGGCGGGGGCGGCCGCCACCGCGAGCCGCTCCAGCGGCCGCTCCTCGGACAGCCGCACCACCAGCGCCGAGCCGTCCGCCGTCACCGGGAACGCCGTGCCGAGGTCGCCGTCCACCGCGCGCCTCGGCCCCGCGGCGTCGTCGCCCGACACGGTCGGCCACGCGCCCTCCGCCGGGGCGTCCGGCGGGATGTCCGCCGGGACCTCTGGCGCGACGTCCGGCGGGACCTCCGCGGGCCGGCCCTGCGCGCCGCCGTCCTCCGCGCCCTCCGCGGCGGCGCCGTCGGCGGGACGCCCCTCGGTCGGCTGGTCGTCGGCGGGCACGGGGACCACCTGGGCCCGCAGGCCCACGGCGTCCGGCGCCCGCACGGCGAACTCACGGACCGCCACCGCGTGGTCCTGCGCCGCCGTCGCCCGCAGCCGCAGGTACCGCGCCGCCGTGCCCTCCGGCAGCGTCACCTCCACCGTCTCCGAGCCGCTGACCCGCCCCGCGCTCAGCCACCCCCCGGCGCCGTCGGAGTACTCCAGCTCCGCCTCCACCAGCACGTCGCCCGCCCCCGGGTCGCCGGGCACGCCGCTGCCCAGATCCACCCGGACCGCCTCCACCGGGCGCACCGTGCCCAGGTCCACGCCGACGGCGTCGCCCGGCTGCGGCGCCGTGCCCGACCAGTAATAGGTGTCCGAGCGGCCGTCCACCATCGCCTCCGGGCCGTGGTCCTGGGCCTGCGGCATGGTGGTCGTCGCCCGGCGGCCGTCCCCGGCCACCCCGGCCCAGGCGTCGTGCCGGGCCAGCACCCGCTCCACGAACGCGTCCAGCACCCCGACCCCGACCTCCTGCGGGGTCTCGGCCAGCCGCCGCGCCGCCCGCTGCGCGGCCAGCCGCTGCCGCCAGGCCTCCGCGCCGTCCCCGCCGCGCAGCGCGGTCAGCGCGTCCACGGCGGCCACCCCGGCCTCGCCCCGTCCCGCCAGCTCCTCCAGCCACGGCCCTACCTCCCGGGCCAGCTCCCCGTCCGCCAACCCGGCCAGCGCCTCCGGGACGGTGCCCAGCTCCGCGAGGTCGGCGCGCAGCGCCCGCGCGGCCTCCGCCAGCGGCGCGTCGGCACCGGAGGCGCCCGAGGCGGAGGTGGCTTCGGCCTCCTCCAGCGCGGCGATCCGGGCGGCCAGCGGGGAGGACTCCTCCTCGCGCAGCGGCGAGGAGGCGCTGTTCTCGGCGAGCAGCCGCAGCGCCCGCTCGGCGGCCGGATCCCCGCCGGCCAGCCGCCGCAGCGCCACCTCCCACGACGCCTGCGCGTCGTACCCCTCCGGGTTCCAGGCGAAGTCCCCGCTGGTGGACAGCGCGATCCGGGAGGCCACCGGCTGCGCCATGGCGTTCGCCAGCAGCGCCGCCGACCCGGTGGCCACCTCCGGCGCGCGCCCGGTGTACGGGCCGAGGAAGAGCCGCCCGGAGTCGTAGTCGTTGACCGGGTAGTCGTCCATGGTCACCAGCGGGTGGCCGACGGCCGCGCGGGCCTCCGCCACCTGCTCGGCGGTGATCTCGGCCGGCACCACGCCGACACCCGTCCAGGCGACCCGCACCGAGGGGTGCAGCGCCTCGGCCAGCGCCGTGCGGTACTCGGTGGCGCCGTCCTGGTGGTGCTCGGTCGGCAGCAGCCACAGCGAGGGCGCCTGCGGATGCCGGGCGGTCAGCCGCTCCCACACCTCGCCCACCAGGTGCGCCTGGGCGCGCGCGGCGGCCGTCGGACCGCTGCCGAACAGCTCGCCGTCGGTGCCGCAGTGCCACTCGCTGTAGCTGACGTCCTGGAACTGGATCTGGAAGCGGCGCACGCCGAGCTCCCACAGCGACTCCAGCTTGGCGGTCAGCGCCTCGGCGTCGGCCGCGGAGCCGTGGCAGATCGACTGCCCCGGGGCCACCGCCCAGATCAGCTCCACGTGGTTGGCCCGCGCCCGTGCCACCAGCTCCCGCACCTCGTCGGCGCGGTCCGCCGGGTACGGCTCGCGCCAGCGGGCGCGGCGGTAGGGATCGTCGGCGGGCGCGTAGAGGTAGGCGTTCTGCTTCGTCGAGCCGAGGAAGTCCAGTTGGGCGAGGCGCTGCTGATGGCTCCACGGCTGGCCGTAGAAGCCCTCCACCAGGCCGCGCACGGGGGTGCCCGGCCAGTCCCGCACCCGGACGGCGGGCAGCGCGGGACCGGCGTCGGACCCCACCACGAGCTGCCGCAGGGTCTGCACGGCGGCGAAGGTCCCAGCCCCGTCCACCCCGGCGAGCACCACCGTGCCGGCGCCGACCGCTGCGGACGGCCCGGCCGGGGGCGCGGCCGCGTCGCCCTCGCCGCCCGTTCCGTCGCCGCCCGTACCGCCGTCGGCGTCGAGGGTGCCGACGGCCAGCACGTAGCCGCCGGCCGGGAGCCCGTCCGGCCCGGCGGCGGACAGCCGCTCCAGCGCCGCTGCCACCCCGGCGCCACCTTCACCGGAGACATGGATGGTCAGCGCGTCGTCGACGGCCGCGTCGGCCTCCGCCGCACCCTCCGCCGCGTCCTCCACGATCCGCACCCCGGCCGCCGTCAGCAGCCCGCGCAGCGCCCCGAGCGCCGCCGGGTCCGCGCCCGGGTGCGCCACCAGCCGCACCGTGCGGGTCAGCACCACGCCCTCGCCGGCGACCGACACCTCCCGGGGACGCGGCGTGACCTCGGGCGCCGCCAGCTCCCCGACCCGGACCGGGGCGGTGGCGGGCTCCGGCCCCCGGCCGAGGCCGTCCCGCGCCGCCGACTCGGCCGCCGCGTCGGCGGCCTCCCGGGCCGTCGTCACCTGGGAGGGCTCGGTCTCCCGCGGCCTGCCGGCGTCCCCGGACGCGTCCGCCGCGGTGTCGGCAACCGTGGTCGGCAGCGGTTCCTGCGCGGCGGCGGCCGACAGGCTGCCGCCCAGGACGACCACCGTGGTCAGGCCCGCGAAGGCCCGCAGCCGGGTCCGCCGGCGCGGCCGCGCGGGCCGGGATCCGTCATCGGCAGGGCGGTGCATCATCCCGCAACACCTCGCACATCGTCGCTCGGGTGACTGGTGCACATCACCGGCCCCCGGACCGTCCCGGGCAGGCCGTGCCGCCGCCACACCTCACCACCCGCCCTACCGGGTGTCAACATCCGTCGCTGCCCGCCGCAATGGTCAGCTCTGATGAGTAATGCGCGGTGGCAGGGCCCGGCGCCGGGCCGGAAACCCCCGCGCGACCAGGCGGAACGGCGCCCCGAACGGGCTCGCGGGCGGGGGGCGCGGGCGGGCGGGGACGCGCGGACCGGTCCGCGCCCGCGCCCGCGCGCCGCGGCCTCACGCCCGGGCCGCGCGCCCGCCGCCGCGCCCCCGGCGCCGTCTCACCACAGCGGGGAGCGGCGGTGCGCCCACGGCCGGGCGGCCTCCAGCTGGCCCGCGAGCTGGAACAGCGCCGCGTCCTGCCCCTGCCGGGCGGAGAGCATGACCCCCACCGGGACCTCCCGGCCCGGGTCCAGCGGCGACGGCGCCCAGGACAGCGGCAGCGACACCGCCGGCCGGCCGGTCAGGTTCCACAGCATGGTGTAGGGGGTGAAGTCGGTCTGCGCCTCGAAGTCCGCCTCCGGCGCCTCGTCGTCGCGGAGCGCGCCCACCTCCGCGGGGAGCTGCGCCAGCGTCGGCGTCAGGACGGCGTCGAACTGGTCCACGGCGCGCGAGGCGCGGCGGGCCACGGTCTGCATCGCCGCCAGCGCCCGCACGTACTCCACGCCGCCGACCTCCTTGCCGCGCTCGCGCAGCCAGCGGGTGATCGGCATCAGCCGCTCCTCCCGCTCCGGCGGCACCGAGGTGTAGGCGGCCATCACCGACCACACCGCGGAGAACGATTCCCGGTCGCCCTCCCGCATCGGCTGGTGCGCGTCCACCACCTCGTGGCCCAGCGACTCCAGCAACGCCGCCGCCTCGTCCCAGGCGTCCAGGCACGCCTGGTCCGGCTTCAGCCCCGCACGGTCGGTCTCCACCCAGCGGCCGATCCGCAGCCGCCGCGCCGTGCGGCCGGTGTGCTGGGCCTGCCGGAACCCGTCGGAGGCGTACTGGGCGAAGTTCTCCCCGGTCAGCAAGGGCGCGGCGGGGAACGGGTCGCCGGGCTCGGGGCGCGACATGGCGTCCAGGAGCAGCGCGGCGTCCAGGACCGTGCGGGCGATCGGGCCGTGCACCGCCAGCCCGGAGGCGTCGCCCCCCGGCGCGGTCGTCACCCGGCCGCGAGACGGCTTGAAGCCCACCAGGCCGCAGGCGCTCGCCGGGATGCGGATCGACCCCGCGCCGTCGGTGCCGTGCGCGGCGGACGCCAGCCCGGCGGCCACCGCGGCGGCGGCGCCCCCGCTGGAACCGCCGGCGCCGAGCCGGAGGTCCCACGGCGAGCGCGCCGGCGGGGCCAGCCGGTTCTCGGTGTAGGCCGGGAGACCGAACTCGGGGGTGTTGGTCTTGCCCGGCATCACCGTGCCGGCGTCGCGCAGCAGTTCCACCACCCGGGCGTCCTCGCGGGCGGGGCGGGAGCCGTCCATGGCGGCCGAACCGTAGGTGCAGGGCAGCCCCGCCACGGGCGTGAGGTCCTTGATCGGCACGACCGCGCCGAGCAGCGGCGGCAGCGGATCGACGTGCAGGCCCTCGCGGCGCGCGGCGCGGTACTGCACGGCCCGCCGCGCGAGTTCCTCGGCCTGTTCCCGCGCCCGTTCGGGGTTTACCGACAGATAGGCGCCCACCTCGTCGTTCAACCGTTCGATTCGGGCCAGATAATGCTCGGTCAATTCGACCGGGGAGAGTTTCCCGCGGCGGATCTGCTCGGTCTGCTCGGCCATGGTGAGGTCATGCGGTTGCGCCACGGGACACCAGCGTAGGCCCCCAAGTGGGTGAGGTGCCGCCGCGTCCGCGGCCTGAACCGATGAAGAACGCGTTAATGCGTGATTTCGGAGCACGGGGAGCGCTCTCGGGGCGCCAGGGGTGTCAGACACGCGGACGACACTCCCGGACGCGCCCGCCCGTCACCCCGCCACACCGCCGGGAACCCGGCCGGGCCACGGTCGGGCCACGGCCGGATCAGGCCACCCGGCGCCCCGGTCGAACACGCGGTCACGCGATCAGGCGACCGCGCGACCACGCGGTCGCACGGTCACCGGCGCGCGGAACGGGTGGCGAACACCCGGGCCAGCGAGCGCAGGCGGTCGCTGCGCACCAGCTCCTCCAGGGAGAGCGGGCGCCCCCGGGGGTCGGCCACCGGCAGCCGCCAGTTCGGGTACTCGTCGAAGGTGCCCGGGACGTTCTGCGGACGCCGGTCACCCACCCCGTCCGGCAGCCACACCCCCACCAGCCGCGCCGGAGTGCGCAGCAGGAACCGGTGCAGCGCCTCCACCACCCGCCGCTCCGCCAGCTCCTCACCCCCACCCCCGGCACCCGCCTCCCCGCCCCCGGCGCCCACCGCCTCCCCGGCCCCCTCCGGCAGCAGCCCGGCCTCCACCAGGATCCCCAGCCACTCCTCCAGCTCCACCGCGTCCGCCGCCAGCTCCCCCTCCAGCGCCGCCTCCCCGCCGAGCAGCCCGAGACGGTGCCGCAGCCGCACCGCGTCACCGGACAGCCGGGCCGCCGTGGGCGGCAGGTCATGCGTGGTCACCGTCGCCAGACACAGCTCACGCCAGCGCCCCGGCGGCAGCACCGGCGCCCGCCCGGACACCCCGTCCGCCCCACGGGCGTAGTCCCGTTCGAACCACAGCACGGAGGTGCCCAGCACCCCACGGTCCGCCAGCACCTCCCGCACCCCCGGCTCCACCGTGCCGAGGTCCTCGCCGATCACCGCCGTCCCCGCCCGGTGCGCCTCCAACGCCAGCAGACCCACCATCGCCTCCGCGTCGTAGCGCACATACGCGCCCGCGGTCGGCGGCGCCCCCTCCGGCACCCACCACAACCGGAACAGCCCCATCACGTGGTCCACCCGCACCGCCCCGGCGTGCCGCGACACCGCGCGCAGCAACTCCCGGTAGGGCCCGTACCCGGCCTCCGCCAGGGCGTCCGGCCGCCACGCCGGCAGCGACCAGTCCTGCCCGTGCGGGCTGAAGGCGTCCGGCGGCGCCCCCACCGTCACCCCCGGCGCCAGCACGCCCTGCAGCGCCCACGCGTCCGCCCCCTCCGGATGCACCCCCACCGCCAGGTCGTGCACCAGACCGATCGGCATCCCGGCGGCCACCGCCCGCCGCTGCGCCTCCGCCAGCTGCTCCTCACACAGCCACACCAACCAGCGGTGGAAGTCCACCCGGTCGGCCGCGTCCGCCCGCGCCCGGCGCACCGCGGCCGACCGCGGGTCGCGGAGGGCGGCCGGCCAGCTCCGCCAGGCCGGGCCGTGCCGCTCGGCGAGCGCGCACCACGTGGCGTGGTCCTCCAGGGCCGCGCCCTCCCGGGCCAGGAAGGCCCGGTAGTCGGCCTCCCGCCCCACGCCCCGCGCCACCCGGTGGACGATCTCCAACGCGGCGCGCTTGAGGGTCCACACCGCGTCCCGGTCGATCAGGGCGCCCTCGCGCAGCACCCCGCCGGTCAGCGCGCGGGCACGGGCCGCCAGCTCGTCCACCCTCGCCCGGTCCGCCGCTTCCAGGTGGGCGTACTCCGGCACCCGCTCCACCGCCAGGTACACCGGATCGGGGAAGCGGCGCGAGGAGGGGCGGTAGGGCGAGGGATCCGCGGGCGGCACCGGGATCGCCGCGTGCAGCGGGTTGATCTGCACGAAGCCGGCCCCCAGTTCACGGGCCGACCAGGAGGCCAGCTCGGCCAGGTCCGCGAGGTCGCCCATGCCCCAGGAACGGCGGGAGAGCACCGAGTACAGCTGCGCCATGAGCCCCCAGCCGGGCCCCGGGGGAGGGCCGAGCCGCCGGGGCGTCACCGCGAGCGCGCCCTCGGCGGTCACCTCGCCCCCGTCGCCCCGGCCGTGCTCCGCCCCCAACCGGGCCCGCAGCCGGTGCACACCCAGCGGCAGCCCCTCCGGCAGGCCGCGCCGGTCCGCGTACGGGGTGCGGGGGAGGTCGCGGATCTCCCCGCCGTCCTCCAGCTCCAGCCACACCTGAGCTCCCTCCGGCACCCGCACGGAACACGGGCGGCCGGCGACGGCGGTGGTGAAGGCCGGCAGCAGGCGGCGCCGGTCGCGGGCCGCGTACTCCTCCAGGGCGCGCCGACCGGCCGCCGCGTCGGAGGCGTCCACGCCGAACGCGGCCAGCACCGCCACCACCGTCTCGGCGGCCACCGGCAGTACCCGGCCGCCGCTCTCGTAGGAGACGTCGATGCCGTGCAGGGCGGCCAGGCGGCGCAGGTGATCGGGGAGGTGGTCGCCGCGCCGGCCGACGGTGGGCGTCGGCGCGGCCGGCGGGGCACCGGGCGGTTCTCCGCCGTCCGGCGGGACCCGGCCCGGCGTGGGCGGAGGGGCGCCGTCCGGCGAGCCGAGCACCTCCGCGCCGGCGCCCGCGCGGCCGTTCCCCCCGCCGTCGTTCGTGCCGCCGCCGTTCGCCCCGCCGTCCGCCGGCGGATCGTCGTGGAGTCCTTCGGGCCGTGCCACGGTGCACCTCCGGTCGTCGGAGCGACGGACTGTCAGACGGATACCCGCGGCGCCGCCCCCGGAAGCGGACCCGGACGGCAACATCCCGCCGGAACGAGCTGTCCCCGTCGTGCCGCGGCCCCGGTATTCAGCGCCGGCGTGTGGCCCGGTTTCCGCCCCGCGCTCGGCGTTCCCTCCCGGCTTGGGCGCGGGTACGGGACGCGCCCGGTTCGGACCTGGCCCGGGGGCCCGACCGCCCGCCCCGGACCCGGCGCGGAGATCCGGCGCCCGGAGATCAGGAGATCCGGTGGCGCCCGAAGACCGGGCCCGAAGAGCTGGCCCGGAGATCCGGCCCGAAGAGCCGGCCCGGAGATTCTCCGATCGGTGATTCCCGAGTTATCCACAGGCCGGAATTCCCCGCTACCGCCACGCCGATCACCC is a genomic window containing:
- the malQ gene encoding 4-alpha-glucanotransferase, giving the protein MRRLAALHGIDVSYESGGRVLPVAAETVVAVLAAFGVDASDAAAGRRALEEYAARDRRRLLPAFTTAVAGRPCSVRVPEGAQVWLELEDGGEIRDLPRTPYADRRGLPEGLPLGVHRLRARLGAEHGRGDGGEVTAEGALAVTPRRLGPPPGPGWGLMAQLYSVLSRRSWGMGDLADLAELASWSARELGAGFVQINPLHAAIPVPPADPSPYRPSSRRFPDPVYLAVERVPEYAHLEAADRARVDELAARARALTGGVLREGALIDRDAVWTLKRAALEIVHRVARGVGREADYRAFLAREGAALEDHATWCALAERHGPAWRSWPAALRDPRSAAVRRARADAADRVDFHRWLVWLCEEQLAEAQRRAVAAGMPIGLVHDLAVGVHPEGADAWALQGVLAPGVTVGAPPDAFSPHGQDWSLPAWRPDALAEAGYGPYRELLRAVSRHAGAVRVDHVMGLFRLWWVPEGAPPTAGAYVRYDAEAMVGLLALEAHRAGTAVIGEDLGTVEPGVREVLADRGVLGTSVLWFERDYARGADGVSGRAPVLPPGRWRELCLATVTTHDLPPTAARLSGDAVRLRHRLGLLGGEAALEGELAADAVELEEWLGILVEAGLLPEGAGEAVGAGGGEAGAGGGGEELAERRVVEALHRFLLRTPARLVGVWLPDGVGDRRPQNVPGTFDEYPNWRLPVADPRGRPLSLEELVRSDRLRSLARVFATRSARR